A window from Streptomyces sp. NBC_00271 encodes these proteins:
- a CDS encoding S1 family peptidase, with protein sequence MSHKRIPKRKAAIAVGSVAALGAAALLLPHANASQTDAKDATPKTLKSADASSLASLIASQLGDAFGGAYWDASKQQVIVNIVGNNSNVVNTVEKAGAVPRSVNNSLSTLKTAAKTLKSDATIPGTAWSIDPKTNQVQVTADSTVTGAKWAKLTSTVDSLGSGVATVKKSAGTFKTFVSGGDAIFAQTDAGGVRCSLGFNVTASDGAPAFLTAGHCGVAAKQWSDSQNGQPIATVDQATFPGAGDFSLVKYDDPATQTASEVNVGNGKTVQITQAADATVGQQVLRMGSTTGLHDGSVTGLDATVNFQSETDPNGVDTVTGLIQTDVCAEAGDSGGSLFTQDGSAIGLTSGGSGDCTVGGETFFQPVTAALQATGATLGAGDAAGAGDASAAATDPAATDPAATDPAATDPAATDPAATDPAATDPAATDPAASDPAAGDESGTGSDENSTGMDAGSGLVTSTP encoded by the coding sequence TTGAGTCACAAAAGGATTCCCAAGCGCAAGGCCGCCATCGCTGTCGGAAGCGTCGCGGCGCTCGGAGCGGCGGCTCTGCTGCTGCCCCACGCCAACGCCTCGCAGACCGACGCGAAGGACGCCACTCCCAAGACGCTGAAGTCCGCGGACGCCTCGAGCCTGGCCTCGCTCATCGCCTCCCAGCTCGGTGACGCCTTCGGCGGCGCGTACTGGGACGCCTCGAAGCAGCAGGTCATCGTCAATATCGTTGGCAACAACAGCAATGTCGTCAACACCGTCGAGAAGGCCGGCGCTGTTCCCCGCAGCGTCAACAACAGCCTGTCCACGCTCAAGACGGCTGCCAAGACGCTGAAGTCCGACGCGACCATCCCCGGCACCGCCTGGTCGATCGACCCCAAGACGAACCAGGTCCAGGTCACCGCCGACAGCACCGTCACAGGTGCGAAGTGGGCCAAGCTGACGTCGACCGTCGACTCGCTCGGTTCCGGCGTGGCCACGGTCAAGAAGTCCGCCGGTACGTTCAAGACGTTCGTGTCGGGCGGTGACGCGATCTTCGCCCAGACGGACGCCGGCGGCGTCCGCTGTTCCCTCGGCTTCAACGTCACAGCGAGCGACGGCGCCCCCGCCTTCCTGACCGCCGGGCACTGCGGTGTCGCGGCCAAGCAGTGGTCGGACTCGCAGAACGGGCAGCCGATCGCGACCGTCGACCAGGCCACCTTCCCCGGTGCCGGCGACTTCTCCCTCGTGAAGTACGACGACCCCGCCACCCAGACGGCGAGCGAGGTGAACGTCGGCAACGGGAAGACCGTCCAGATCACCCAGGCGGCGGACGCCACGGTCGGTCAGCAGGTCCTCCGCATGGGCAGCACCACCGGTCTGCACGACGGCTCGGTCACCGGTCTCGACGCCACGGTCAACTTCCAGAGTGAGACCGACCCCAACGGCGTCGACACCGTCACCGGTCTCATACAGACCGACGTCTGCGCCGAGGCGGGCGACAGCGGCGGCTCGCTGTTCACCCAGGACGGCAGCGCGATCGGCCTGACCTCCGGCGGCAGCGGTGACTGCACCGTCGGCGGCGAGACCTTCTTCCAGCCCGTGACCGCCGCCCTCCAGGCGACCGGCGCGACGCTCGGCGCGGGTGACGCCGCGGGTGCCGGCGACGCGAGTGCCGCGGCGACCGACCCGGCGGCCACCGACCCGGCAGCCACCGACCCGGCCGCGACCGACCCCGCGGCCACCGATCCGGCGGCCACGGACCCGGCGGCGACCGACCCCGCGGCCACGGACCCGGCGGCCAGTGACCCGGCTGCGGGCGACGAGTCCGGGACCGGCAGCGACGAGAACAGCACCGGTATGGACGCGGGCTCCGGCCTGGTGACCAGCACCCCGTGA
- a CDS encoding SpoIIE family protein phosphatase encodes MVGVSDWQGSVQAPAGRRTPVGLPLLSLTLASMMESVHAHSGAVYLLTPDEAVLEMAVMAGMPRSFAAPWERVGLNAPIPVALAVRERRLVWVGGEEEMARRFPRIAVVLPYPFALAALPVATAGTVYGAVFVTWPGSHPPDLSDRERDHLTASCARLALRLERAAVERRPSHPEPDLLASSAAPATDVLGTLEAARMVARLPYGLCALDLNGRVSFANAATADMLGVPVSGLLGTQLWASVPWLNDPVYEDRYRAALISQHVTSFVALRPPGDWLSFRLYPSTTGLSVRISRARAVAEMGRVESRHGEDDTTPRLVTISQLLSLAGALTQAASVEDVVQLVADEIAPAVGSKALAVLGSRSGRLHVLGHRGYADAHIVERWHGVPLSAQTPGTQALKTGVPAFFDSRQQLERLYPGRCATPDGMAAWAYLPLIASGRPVGTCVLGYAEPHTFPADERAVLTSLCGLIAQALERALLYDAKLQLAHGLQAALLPHSLPALPSIEAAARYLPATQGMEIGGDFYDLMPSHGLAAAVIGDVQGHNVTAAGLMGQIRTAVRAYTTVGQPPEEVMRSTNRLLIDLGAELFASCLYLRLDPAREVAVMSRAGHPPPLLLRPDGRVRVLDLAGGPLLGIDAAATYPTTEVPFVPGSVLALYTDGLIESPGVDIEDALADLGRKLAEGDDLSLNTLADRLVEQTGAVMQERLDDVALLLLRARPHD; translated from the coding sequence GTGGTCGGCGTGTCCGACTGGCAGGGGTCCGTGCAGGCGCCGGCGGGTCGGCGGACGCCGGTCGGGCTGCCGCTGCTGTCGCTGACGCTGGCCTCGATGATGGAGTCGGTCCACGCCCACTCCGGGGCGGTGTACCTGCTGACGCCGGATGAGGCCGTGCTGGAGATGGCGGTCATGGCGGGCATGCCCAGGTCGTTCGCGGCGCCGTGGGAGCGGGTGGGGCTCAACGCGCCGATCCCGGTCGCCTTGGCGGTGCGCGAGCGGCGGCTGGTCTGGGTCGGTGGCGAGGAGGAGATGGCCCGCCGCTTCCCGCGGATCGCCGTGGTCCTGCCGTATCCCTTCGCGCTGGCCGCCCTCCCGGTGGCGACCGCGGGCACCGTGTACGGCGCCGTCTTCGTGACCTGGCCCGGATCGCATCCGCCGGACCTCTCCGACCGGGAGCGCGACCATCTCACGGCGTCCTGCGCCCGGCTCGCGCTGCGTCTGGAGCGGGCGGCGGTGGAACGGCGTCCGTCCCATCCCGAGCCGGATCTGCTGGCCTCGTCCGCGGCTCCGGCCACCGACGTGCTCGGCACGCTGGAAGCGGCGCGGATGGTGGCGCGGTTGCCGTACGGGCTGTGCGCCCTGGACCTGAACGGCCGGGTCAGTTTCGCCAACGCCGCGACGGCGGACATGCTCGGTGTCCCGGTCAGCGGGCTGCTGGGCACCCAGCTGTGGGCGTCGGTGCCCTGGCTCAACGACCCCGTCTACGAGGACCGTTACCGGGCCGCGCTGATCAGCCAGCATGTGACGTCGTTCGTCGCGCTGCGGCCGCCGGGCGACTGGCTGTCGTTCCGGCTCTATCCGAGTACGACCGGCCTGAGCGTGCGTATCTCCCGGGCCCGGGCGGTGGCCGAGATGGGGCGCGTCGAGTCGCGGCACGGCGAGGACGACACCACCCCGCGCCTGGTGACCATCTCCCAGTTGCTGAGTCTGGCCGGCGCGCTCACCCAGGCGGCGAGCGTCGAGGACGTGGTGCAGCTGGTGGCGGACGAGATCGCGCCGGCCGTCGGCAGCAAGGCCCTGGCCGTCCTCGGCTCGCGATCCGGCCGCCTGCACGTGCTCGGCCACCGTGGGTACGCGGACGCGCACATCGTGGAGCGCTGGCACGGGGTGCCACTGAGCGCGCAGACCCCGGGCACCCAGGCCCTGAAAACCGGGGTGCCGGCGTTCTTCGACTCCCGTCAGCAGCTGGAGCGCCTCTACCCGGGCCGGTGTGCGACGCCCGACGGGATGGCGGCATGGGCGTACCTGCCGCTGATCGCGTCCGGACGGCCGGTGGGCACCTGCGTCCTCGGGTACGCGGAACCGCACACCTTCCCGGCGGACGAGCGTGCCGTGCTGACCAGTCTCTGCGGTCTGATCGCGCAGGCCCTGGAGCGGGCCCTGCTCTACGACGCCAAGCTGCAGCTGGCCCACGGTCTGCAGGCCGCGCTGTTGCCGCACTCGTTGCCCGCGCTGCCCTCGATCGAGGCGGCCGCGCGCTATCTCCCGGCCACTCAGGGGATGGAGATCGGCGGGGACTTCTACGACCTGATGCCCTCGCACGGTCTGGCCGCCGCGGTCATCGGTGACGTGCAGGGGCACAACGTGACGGCGGCGGGCCTGATGGGGCAGATCCGCACGGCCGTACGGGCGTACACGACCGTCGGTCAGCCGCCGGAGGAGGTCATGCGCAGCACCAACCGGCTGCTGATCGACCTGGGGGCCGAGCTGTTCGCGAGCTGTCTCTATCTGCGTCTCGACCCGGCGCGCGAGGTGGCCGTCATGTCACGCGCGGGTCACCCGCCCCCTCTGCTGCTCCGGCCGGACGGGCGGGTCCGGGTGCTCGACCTGGCCGGTGGGCCACTGCTGGGGATCGACGCGGCCGCCACGTATCCGACGACCGAGGTGCCGTTCGTCCCCGGTTCGGTCCTCGCCCTGTACACCGACGGTCTGATCGAGTCGCCCGGCGTGGACATCGAGGACGCCCTGGCCGACCTCGGTCGGAAACTCGCCGAGGGCGATGACCTGTCGCTGAACACGCTGGCCGACCGTCTCGTCGAGCAGACCGGGGCGGTGATGCAGGAGCGACTCGACGACGTGGCGCTGCTGCTGTTGCGGGCACGTCCGCACGACTGA
- a CDS encoding SpoIIE family protein phosphatase: MVSEGAAERGKRALRAELALKTPTPDLDPRERQRRVLEQALVFAGASVVAVYSPTESGDELYLSESAGVPRTLYGLRDSYVLTGGSPAVDAYRSGRPLWLGPAEIARCADARRLPSQDFWLAVLPLPDGGCLVAAGERPGGFDEEDRECLGLIAEAAVVPVPGSPRATAARPTSSFDLAMDTGHLEVDGELLELFGLDAAEFDGKVESLLSMTVPEDLPALMSVVEADHMSIGDRELEFRILQPSGEPKWLRLRGRLVPGGEGRPAHLVGTVADASKLRSGVSDVARVQRLASTLAIAGTVRDVGRAVVAALRGPLRADRIALAELEGDRLVVTLLDPPEPEAWPEVWRSEWRSEWPDAPVRAMPTLEAALIEGRPAVWPAGAPLEPALADVGPGGLAILPLPAGGRMAGACLIGWDDPHEFGADERALLTASAGLAGQALTRARAFDAEHELVGMLQRSLLPRRLPRIPGAVAVARYLPTTAGLEVGGDWYDVIPLPDNHVALVIGDVQGHNAQAATLMGQMRTALRAYAIEGHPPDVVVQHANRLLMDLETDLFVTCCYVDVDLEEGTAWCVRAGHHPPVLRHPDGTTEVTVSEGGPPLGVVTQADFPMIPLRLQRGTVLALTTDGLVESAEVDIEDGLNRLAGELTASDPAHLGVVADGLLTGANRSDDVALLLMRYDGLATRPLRESWTVWRVPEAVRHARRFTRRTLRAWGVPDDSMDGALLVVSELVTNALVHTDGQVRLDITLINHRLRISVADTSPRTPVKPTSIGWEATGGRGILLVEAMSTTWGTVPVSGGKQVWSEIPLDAGG; the protein is encoded by the coding sequence GTGGTCAGTGAGGGCGCGGCGGAACGCGGAAAGAGGGCGCTGCGTGCCGAACTTGCCCTCAAGACGCCCACCCCGGACCTGGACCCGCGCGAGCGACAGCGCCGCGTGCTCGAACAGGCACTCGTCTTCGCGGGCGCGAGCGTCGTCGCGGTGTACTCGCCCACCGAGAGCGGCGACGAGCTGTACCTGTCCGAGTCGGCAGGCGTCCCCAGGACGCTCTACGGCCTGCGCGACAGCTATGTCCTCACCGGCGGCTCCCCGGCGGTGGACGCGTACCGCTCGGGCCGACCGCTGTGGCTCGGCCCGGCGGAGATCGCCCGCTGCGCCGACGCCCGCAGGCTGCCGTCCCAGGACTTCTGGCTGGCCGTCCTGCCCCTACCGGACGGCGGCTGCCTCGTGGCGGCCGGCGAGCGCCCGGGCGGCTTCGACGAGGAGGACCGGGAGTGCCTCGGCCTCATCGCCGAGGCCGCCGTGGTCCCCGTGCCCGGCTCACCGCGCGCCACCGCCGCCCGGCCCACCAGCTCCTTCGACCTCGCCATGGACACCGGACACCTCGAGGTCGACGGCGAGTTGCTGGAGCTGTTCGGCCTCGACGCGGCCGAGTTCGACGGCAAGGTCGAGAGCCTGTTGTCGATGACCGTCCCCGAGGACCTGCCCGCGCTGATGTCCGTGGTGGAGGCGGACCACATGTCCATCGGCGACCGCGAGCTGGAGTTCCGCATCCTCCAGCCCTCCGGAGAGCCGAAGTGGCTACGGCTGCGCGGCCGTCTCGTGCCCGGCGGAGAGGGGCGCCCGGCGCACCTCGTAGGCACCGTCGCCGACGCCTCCAAGCTGCGCTCCGGCGTCAGCGACGTGGCCCGCGTCCAGCGACTCGCCTCGACCCTCGCCATCGCGGGCACCGTCCGTGACGTCGGCCGGGCCGTGGTGGCCGCGCTGAGGGGCCCCCTGCGGGCCGACCGGATCGCCCTCGCCGAGCTGGAGGGCGACCGTCTCGTCGTCACCCTCCTGGACCCTCCCGAGCCCGAAGCCTGGCCCGAGGTGTGGCGCTCCGAGTGGCGCTCGGAGTGGCCCGACGCGCCCGTACGCGCCATGCCCACGCTGGAGGCGGCCCTCATCGAGGGGCGTCCCGCCGTCTGGCCCGCCGGAGCACCCCTGGAACCGGCGCTCGCCGACGTCGGCCCCGGCGGTCTCGCCATCCTGCCGCTGCCCGCAGGCGGCCGGATGGCGGGTGCCTGCCTGATCGGCTGGGACGACCCGCACGAGTTCGGCGCCGACGAGCGCGCGCTGCTCACCGCGTCCGCGGGCCTCGCGGGCCAGGCCCTGACACGCGCCCGCGCCTTCGACGCCGAACACGAGCTGGTCGGCATGCTCCAGCGCTCCCTGCTGCCGCGCCGCCTGCCCCGGATCCCCGGCGCGGTAGCCGTCGCCCGCTATCTGCCCACCACGGCGGGCCTGGAGGTCGGCGGCGACTGGTACGACGTCATCCCGCTGCCCGACAACCACGTCGCCCTCGTCATCGGCGACGTCCAGGGCCACAACGCCCAGGCGGCCACCCTGATGGGCCAGATGCGCACGGCTCTGCGCGCGTACGCCATCGAGGGCCACCCCCCGGACGTCGTCGTGCAGCACGCCAACCGACTCCTCATGGACCTGGAGACCGACCTCTTCGTCACCTGCTGCTACGTCGACGTGGACCTGGAGGAGGGCACCGCCTGGTGCGTACGCGCCGGACACCACCCGCCCGTGCTGCGTCACCCGGACGGCACAACGGAGGTCACCGTGTCCGAGGGCGGACCACCACTGGGCGTCGTCACCCAGGCCGACTTCCCGATGATCCCGCTGCGACTCCAGCGCGGCACGGTCCTCGCCCTGACCACGGACGGTCTCGTCGAGTCCGCCGAGGTCGACATCGAGGACGGACTGAACCGACTGGCCGGCGAACTGACCGCGTCCGACCCCGCCCACCTCGGAGTGGTGGCCGACGGACTGCTCACGGGGGCCAACCGCAGCGACGACGTGGCCCTCCTCCTGATGCGCTACGACGGTCTGGCGACCCGCCCGCTGCGGGAGAGCTGGACGGTGTGGCGCGTCCCGGAGGCGGTCCGGCACGCCCGCCGCTTCACCCGACGCACTCTGCGCGCCTGGGGCGTGCCCGACGACAGCATGGACGGCGCGCTCCTGGTCGTCTCCGAACTCGTCACCAACGCCCTCGTACACACCGACGGGCAGGTCAGACTCGACATCACCCTCATCAACCACCGCCTGCGGATCTCCGTCGCCGACACCTCACCCCGTACGCCCGTCAAGCCCACCAGCATCGGCTGGGAGGCCACCGGCGGCCGTGGCATCCTCCTCGTCGAGGCCATGTCGACGACCTGGGGCACCGTGCCGGTCAGCGGCGGCAAGCAGGTGTGGAGCGAAATCCCGCTGGACGCAGGGGGATAG
- a CDS encoding acyltransferase family protein: MGTPLTVSPPLERPETRGRGQVLGLDGLRGLAALYVLLFHCWLLTMPGFPENRGPAWLGWLMYGRLAVVFFLVLSGFSLAISPARNGWQLGGVSRFLRRRAWRILPPYWAALALSLAVAWFVVPASHFGPPTGTSILVYGFVVQDIFTAPTPNGAFWSIGVEAELYLVFPLLLLVRRRLGAVVLVASVTLLVIARGLLAPNASPVEGVNWLTPNLAPVFVAGLVGAGIVVAPERIRRLPWHWLAALAALPVVALVVIKGSAWTVDHYFWIDLAVAPAMTMMIAAVATGRPAVLMRLLATRPMRGLGDFSYSLYLVHLPIVMIVCRKMAPHFVSPGLPAFWFTLTLALPASVLGAWLFAKLFELPFKRNRSWKSMFSAGRVLTRPHSSR; encoded by the coding sequence ATGGGAACCCCACTCACCGTCTCTCCACCACTGGAGCGGCCCGAAACGCGTGGACGCGGCCAGGTGCTGGGCCTTGACGGGCTCCGCGGCCTCGCCGCGCTGTACGTGTTGCTCTTCCACTGCTGGCTTCTGACCATGCCGGGCTTTCCCGAGAACAGGGGTCCCGCCTGGCTGGGCTGGCTGATGTACGGGCGTCTCGCCGTAGTCTTCTTCCTGGTGCTGTCGGGTTTCTCCCTGGCCATCTCACCGGCGCGCAACGGTTGGCAGCTGGGCGGCGTCTCCCGGTTCCTGCGGCGGCGCGCGTGGCGCATCCTGCCTCCCTACTGGGCGGCACTCGCGTTGAGCCTGGCGGTGGCCTGGTTCGTGGTGCCCGCCTCGCATTTCGGACCGCCGACCGGCACATCGATTCTGGTGTACGGCTTCGTGGTCCAGGACATCTTCACGGCTCCCACGCCGAACGGGGCCTTCTGGTCGATCGGCGTGGAGGCGGAGCTCTATCTCGTCTTTCCGCTCCTCCTTCTCGTCCGACGGCGGCTGGGCGCGGTCGTCCTGGTCGCGAGCGTGACGCTCCTGGTGATCGCGCGTGGCCTGCTGGCGCCGAACGCGTCCCCGGTGGAAGGCGTGAACTGGCTGACGCCGAACCTCGCCCCCGTGTTCGTCGCGGGGCTGGTGGGTGCGGGGATCGTCGTCGCGCCGGAGAGGATCCGGCGGCTGCCCTGGCACTGGCTCGCCGCTCTGGCCGCCCTGCCGGTTGTGGCCCTCGTCGTCATAAAGGGGTCGGCGTGGACGGTGGACCACTACTTCTGGATCGATCTCGCCGTGGCACCCGCCATGACCATGATGATCGCGGCGGTTGCCACCGGAAGGCCCGCCGTCCTCATGCGGCTCCTGGCCACGCGTCCCATGCGCGGCCTCGGCGACTTCTCCTACAGCCTCTACCTGGTTCACCTGCCGATCGTCATGATCGTCTGCCGAAAGATGGCCCCACATTTCGTATCGCCGGGTCTGCCCGCGTTCTGGTTCACGCTGACACTGGCACTGCCCGCCTCGGTGCTGGGAGCGTGGCTGTTCGCCAAGCTGTTCGAGCTGCCGTTCAAGCGGAACCGATCATGGAAGTCCATGTTCTCGGCAGGGCGCGTGCTGACACGACCGCACTCCTCGCGGTGA
- a CDS encoding metallophosphoesterase family protein, with translation MRLLLMSDTHLPKRAKALPPQLMAELPHADVVVHAGDWVDTATLDLLEERARRLVGVYGNNDGPALRARLPEVARVDLDGLRLGVVHETGAAQGRERRCAERYPDLDVLVFGHSHIPWDTTTGTGLRLLNPGSPTDRRRQPHHTYMTATVTEGRLTEVTLHRVDPG, from the coding sequence GTGCGTCTGCTCCTGATGTCCGACACCCACCTGCCCAAGCGGGCCAAGGCACTGCCGCCGCAGCTGATGGCCGAACTCCCGCACGCCGACGTCGTCGTCCACGCGGGCGACTGGGTGGACACCGCCACCCTCGATCTGCTGGAGGAGCGGGCACGCAGGCTCGTCGGGGTGTACGGCAACAACGACGGCCCGGCCCTGCGCGCCCGCCTCCCCGAGGTCGCCCGCGTCGACCTGGACGGTCTGCGCCTCGGCGTCGTCCATGAGACCGGTGCCGCCCAGGGCCGCGAACGGCGCTGCGCCGAGCGCTACCCCGACCTCGACGTCCTGGTCTTCGGACACAGCCACATTCCCTGGGACACCACCACCGGGACGGGCCTGCGCCTGCTCAACCCGGGCTCCCCGACCGACCGCCGCCGCCAGCCGCACCACACGTACATGACCGCGACCGTCACCGAGGGACGGCTGACCGAGGTGACCCTGCACCGCGTCGACCCCGGCTGA
- a CDS encoding SRPBCC family protein — MELHHEFTVPVPVDDAWRALLDVERIAPCMPGATVDDYDGKTVTGSVKVKVGPITVTYRGTAVFEEQDESAHRMVLIANGKETRGQGTARATVTGTLAERDDGTAVSVRTDLTVTGRPAQFGRGVMAEVGDKLVGQFAECLARRLEEPTERTEPPEAVEPFRSAQPVQPVQSVQPVQPVEPIDLLRAAGPPVAKRVGVAVATAVLALVFVRIRRHRHA, encoded by the coding sequence ATGGAACTGCATCATGAGTTCACCGTCCCCGTTCCCGTCGACGACGCCTGGCGGGCGCTCCTCGACGTCGAACGGATCGCCCCGTGCATGCCGGGCGCGACGGTGGACGACTACGACGGCAAGACCGTGACCGGTTCGGTGAAGGTCAAGGTGGGGCCCATCACGGTGACGTACCGGGGCACCGCCGTCTTCGAGGAACAGGACGAGTCCGCGCACCGGATGGTGCTGATCGCGAACGGCAAGGAGACCCGCGGCCAGGGCACGGCACGGGCCACGGTCACGGGCACGCTCGCCGAACGCGACGACGGCACGGCGGTGTCGGTGCGCACCGATCTGACGGTCACGGGGCGTCCGGCACAGTTCGGTCGCGGCGTCATGGCCGAGGTGGGCGACAAGCTGGTCGGGCAATTCGCGGAGTGTCTGGCGCGGCGCCTCGAGGAACCGACCGAACGGACCGAGCCCCCCGAGGCGGTCGAACCATTCCGATCGGCGCAACCAGTCCAACCGGTGCAGTCGGTCCAACCGGTCCAACCGGTCGAGCCGATCGACCTGTTGCGGGCCGCCGGGCCTCCGGTCGCCAAACGCGTGGGGGTCGCGGTGGCCACCGCCGTACTGGCCCTGGTCTTCGTGCGCATACGACGGCACCGGCACGCCTGA
- a CDS encoding XdhC family protein, whose product MREILPALERWYAAGSPFGLATVVTVSRSAPRDPGAAMAVGPGDEVVGSVSGGCVEGAVFELAQEVVASGEARLETFGYSDEDAFAVGLTCGGEITLLIRRVTPAEDPSFAAVADSVAAGRPVTVATVIEGPAPLGATLAVWQDEVAGSLGSTGLDVAVTADARGELAQGATIRRHYGPHGERREDAVTVFLHSFAPPPRMLVFGAIDYAAAVARIGDFLGYRVTVCDARPVFATAKRFPAGVEVVVDWPHRYLRGTTTDARTVICVLTHDPKFDVPLLEEALRRPAAYIGAMGSRRTHDDRRKRLIDAGLSESELSRLRSPVGLDLGARTPQEVAVSVAAEIVALRWGGSGAPLTATGGAIHPGPVDTPAGPVATPGGEQHGTAS is encoded by the coding sequence ATGCGTGAGATCCTCCCGGCGCTGGAGCGGTGGTACGCGGCGGGCTCCCCCTTCGGGCTCGCCACGGTGGTCACGGTCAGCCGCAGCGCGCCCCGGGACCCGGGGGCCGCCATGGCCGTGGGGCCGGGCGACGAGGTCGTGGGCAGTGTGTCCGGCGGCTGTGTCGAGGGGGCGGTCTTCGAGCTGGCCCAGGAGGTGGTGGCGTCCGGCGAGGCCCGCCTGGAGACCTTCGGGTACAGCGACGAGGACGCGTTCGCCGTGGGACTCACCTGCGGCGGCGAGATCACCCTGCTCATCCGCCGGGTGACGCCCGCCGAGGACCCCTCCTTCGCCGCGGTCGCCGACTCGGTGGCCGCAGGCCGGCCCGTGACGGTGGCGACGGTGATCGAGGGACCGGCGCCGCTCGGGGCCACGCTCGCGGTGTGGCAGGACGAGGTGGCGGGTTCGTTGGGCTCCACCGGTCTGGACGTGGCCGTCACCGCCGACGCCCGCGGTGAACTGGCCCAGGGCGCCACGATCCGGCGGCACTACGGGCCGCACGGCGAGCGCCGCGAGGACGCCGTGACCGTCTTCCTCCATTCCTTCGCGCCGCCCCCGCGCATGCTGGTCTTCGGCGCGATCGACTACGCGGCGGCGGTGGCCCGCATCGGGGACTTCCTCGGCTACCGGGTCACGGTGTGCGACGCCCGCCCGGTCTTCGCCACCGCCAAACGGTTCCCGGCGGGTGTGGAGGTCGTCGTGGACTGGCCGCACCGCTATCTGCGGGGTACGACGACCGACGCGCGCACGGTGATCTGCGTCCTGACCCACGACCCGAAGTTCGACGTGCCCCTGCTGGAGGAGGCACTGCGCCGCCCGGCCGCGTACATCGGGGCGATGGGCAGCCGTCGTACCCACGACGACCGCAGGAAGCGGCTCATCGACGCCGGTCTGTCGGAGAGCGAACTGTCCCGGCTGCGCTCGCCGGTCGGGCTCGACCTCGGAGCCCGTACGCCGCAGGAGGTGGCCGTGTCCGTCGCCGCGGAGATCGTCGCGCTGCGGTGGGGCGGCAGCGGGGCGCCGCTGACGGCGACGGGCGGGGCGATCCATCCCGGACCCGTCGACACGCCTGCCGGACCCGTCGCTACGCCTGGAGGAGAGCAGCATGGAACTGCATCATGA
- a CDS encoding vWA domain-containing protein encodes MGRRRAVDASAVVVGFARALRAAGVDASPDRVQAFLGALDVLDPGARSDVYWAGRLTLCGSQDDLERYERVFAAYFGGRPGGVPARSAPPPRTRTVLRGAGTVPRPAARAEDAVPVAVLADSTDVLRHRDFAELTADERDQLRRLRAAFTLRGEARRTARRHPARRGAVDPRRTVRELLRGGGEPARLRHRARADRPRRVVLLVDVSGSMGPYADALLRFAHAALHGPRTGGAARGTRTEVFTIGTRLTRVTRELAHRDPDTAMAALAAAVPDWRGGTRLGEMLRGFLDRWGRRGMARGAVVVVLSDGWERGDPALLAEQMRRLHRLAHRVIWANPRKARPGYAPLAGGMAAALPSVDAFVEGHSPAALERLAAVVRGADS; translated from the coding sequence GTGGGACGACGGCGCGCCGTCGACGCGTCCGCCGTGGTCGTCGGGTTCGCCCGCGCGTTGCGCGCCGCGGGTGTCGACGCCTCGCCCGACCGCGTGCAGGCCTTCCTGGGCGCGCTCGACGTGCTCGATCCCGGTGCGCGCTCGGACGTGTACTGGGCGGGCCGTCTCACCCTGTGCGGGAGCCAGGACGACCTGGAGCGCTACGAGCGGGTCTTCGCGGCGTACTTCGGCGGCCGGCCCGGCGGCGTCCCTGCCCGGTCCGCTCCCCCGCCGCGGACCCGGACGGTCCTGCGCGGCGCCGGTACGGTGCCCCGCCCGGCGGCGCGGGCCGAGGACGCCGTACCCGTGGCCGTGCTGGCCGACTCCACCGACGTACTGCGCCACCGGGACTTCGCCGAGCTGACCGCCGACGAGCGCGACCAACTGCGGCGGCTGCGGGCCGCGTTCACCCTGCGCGGCGAGGCCCGGCGCACCGCGCGGCGGCATCCGGCCCGGCGGGGCGCCGTCGATCCGCGGCGCACGGTACGGGAGTTGCTGCGCGGCGGCGGGGAGCCGGCGCGGCTGCGGCACCGGGCGCGAGCGGACCGGCCGCGCCGGGTGGTGCTGCTCGTGGACGTGAGCGGCTCGATGGGGCCGTACGCGGACGCGCTGCTGCGTTTCGCGCACGCGGCCCTCCACGGCCCCCGCACCGGCGGGGCCGCACGGGGCACCCGCACGGAGGTCTTCACGATCGGTACCCGGCTGACCCGGGTGACCCGTGAATTGGCGCACCGGGATCCCGACACGGCCATGGCCGCGCTCGCGGCGGCGGTTCCGGACTGGCGTGGCGGCACCCGGTTGGGTGAGATGCTGCGCGGCTTCCTGGACCGGTGGGGGCGGCGGGGCATGGCGCGCGGCGCGGTGGTCGTCGTGCTGTCCGACGGGTGGGAGCGTGGCGATCCTGCCCTGCTCGCGGAGCAGATGCGCCGCCTGCACCGGCTCGCGCACCGGGTGATCTGGGCGAATCCGCGTAAGGCCCGACCCGGCTACGCGCCCCTGGCCGGCGGGATGGCCGCGGCGCTGCCGAGCGTGGACGCGTTCGTCGAGGGACACAGTCCGGCCGCGCTGGAGCGGCTGGCGGCGGTGGTGAGAGGAGCGGACTCTTGA